In the Mytilus galloprovincialis chromosome 10, xbMytGall1.hap1.1, whole genome shotgun sequence genome, one interval contains:
- the LOC143048347 gene encoding myophilin-like, giving the protein MSHRATKSGFAAEAQQKNLDKFDKNLATEILQWIQTTTGESINTSGDMDNFGAVLKNGMLLCKLMNTLAPSPQLQKIINGKVPTLAFKCMEVINQAVMAMESYGVPKTELFQTVDLWEAGNLTAVLTCCSAVGRKAKSKGQGGIGPKESAKNERQFTEEQLRQGQSVIGLQMGTNKGASQAGMNMGNTRHIMD; this is encoded by the exons AACCTTGATAAATTCGACAAAAACCTAGCTACAGAGATTTTACAATGGATCCAGACAACTACTGGAGAATCTATCAATACGTCTGGAGACATGGATAACTTTGGAGCAGTTTTGAAAAATGGCATGTTATTATGCAA GTTAATGAATACCTTAGCTCCAAGTCCACAACTACAGAAAATAATTAATGGCAAAGTTCCAACTCTAGCATTCAAATGTATGGAAGTTATAAATCAGGCAGTCATGGCCATGGAATCATACGGTGTACCTAAAACAGAACTTTTCCAAACTGTTGATTTATGGGAGGCAGGGAATTTGACAGCTGTATTAACGTGTTGTTCTGCAGTAGGAAGAAAG GCTAAATCAAAAGGACAGGGTGGTATTGGACCAAAGGAATCTGCAAAGAACGAAAGACAATTTACTGAAGAACAATTAAGACAAGGACAAAGTGTTATAGGACTACAAATGGGTACCAATAAAGGTGCTTCACAAGCTGGCATGAATATGGGAAACACACGACATATTATGGATTAG